In the Malassezia vespertilionis chromosome 3, complete sequence genome, one interval contains:
- a CDS encoding uncharacterized protein (COG:S; EggNog:ENOG503P8WM), whose protein sequence is MAQEQARLAFDEISETLHTRGYHKDKISTEGLGRKQCEVLTHVLRALLAERDEEAAVRERLLTQNRALENSVDRSQKFVKQSKEKNTALVTKLSGLETQLQQANAALANEQATHRATREQLNKARSQSKQVRLAAIQHRAATDRRSERVRERMAAMSMANTKSLVPDIRIASPAFATQASTAEDEMADAQLGEAEKRNASLLEFAHALKQLVLDSLHSMQAADARLQKIIEVEMPDGQALRRSHDVRTKELRYVMPAIFPPLHPLVTDDTEETHPARKALWTLTRSLQEHVAQLSQWTAANHVWKEYTPWIDPPSPSPSTSPSTSTSASKSTKRARISAS, encoded by the coding sequence ATGGCCCAGGAGCAAGCACGGCTGGCGTTTGATGAGATCAGCGAGACTCTACACACTCGGGGGTACCACAAAGATAAGATAAGTACTGAGGGATTGGGACGCAAACAATGCGAGGTCCTCACCCACGTACTCCGTGCGTTGCTCGCtgagcgcgacgaagaAGCCGCCGTTCGCGAACGCCTTCTCACGcaaaatcgcgcgctggaaaacaGCGTGGACCGCTCACAGAAGTTTGTCAAGCAGTCCAAAGAGAAGAATACGGCGCTGGTGACGAAACTAAGCGGTTTAGAGACacagctgcagcaggccaatgctgcgcttgcaaatgAACAAGCGACCCACCGCGCAACGCGCGAACAGCTCAACAAGGCGCGGAGCCAATCAAAACAGGTGCGTCTTGCCGCGATACAACACCGTGCCGCGACGGACCGGCGGAGCGAGCGGGTGCGTGAGCGGATGGCGGCCATGTCCATGGCCAACACTAAATCGCTTGTGCCCGATATCCGCATTGCCAGCCCTGCCTTTGCAACGCAGGCCAGCACTGCCGAAGATGAGATGGCCGATGCACAACTTGGCGAAGCGGAGAAACGCAATGCGTCTCTACTTGAATTTGCACACGCACTCAAGCAACTCGTGCTGGACAGTTTGCACTCAATGCAAGcggccgacgcgcgcctgcaGAAAATTATTGAGGTCGAGATGCCAGACGGAcaagcactgcgccgctcgcacgACGTACGCACAAAAGAGTTGCGATATGTAATGCCAGCCATCTTCCCCCCACTGCATCCATTGGTGACAGACGATACAGAAGAGACGCATCCTGCGCGTAAAGCACTATGGACACTTACACGCTCGCTACAAGAGCACGTTGCGCAGCTATCGCAATGGACGGCGGCGAATCATGTGTGGAAAGAGTATACCCCTTGGATCGATCCACCATCCCCGTCCCCGTCCACGTCCCCGTCCACGTCCACGTCCGCGTCCAAATCCAcgaaacgcgcgcgaatTTCGGCATCGTAA
- the MIA40 gene encoding Oxidoreductase (BUSCO:EOG092651BA; TransMembrane:1 (i41-62o); COG:S; EggNog:ENOG503P1RY): MLRISLARKALQAANVSGSSATGFTSRSVSMQTKTIQPLSMLRRLAVPVAAAAFAGAALMYMSEAVHAQPEKPLYSRGSIESRMNLVEPKTILRALKEDEDGEEEDSAHDADAEDQDPAHDADAEGNADAIENAEEAFDERTGEINWDCPCLGGMADGPCGETFKAAFSCFVFSEQEPKGIDCVDKFKLMQDCFRKHPEVYAEEIKADDEAEAEAENAVAED; this comes from the coding sequence ATGTTGCGCATCTCGTTGGCTCGCAAGGCGCTACAAGCAGCAAATGTCTCTGGTAGCAGCGCGACAGGATTTACTTCGCGCAGTGTGAGCATGCAGACTAAAACGATTCAACCGCTTTCAATGCTTCGCCGTCTTGCTGTGCCGGTggctgcagctgcattcgcaggcgcggcgctcatGTACATGAGCGAagctgtgcatgcacagccGGAGAAGCCCTTGTACTCGCGTGGCTCGATCGAGTCTAGGATGAATTTGGTGGAGCCTAAAACGAttctgcgtgcgctcaAAGAAGACGAGGATGGAGAGGAGGAGGATTcagcgcacgacgccgATGCAGAGGACCAggatccagcgcacgacgccgATGCAGAGGGCAACGCCGACGCGATCGAGAATGCCGAAGAAGCTTTTGACGAACGTACGGGCGAAATCAACTGGGACTGTCCTTGCCTCGGCGGCATGGCGGATGGGCCATGCGGAGAAACATTCAAGGCCGCGTTCAGCTGCTTTGTCTTTTCTGAGCAGGAGCCCAAGGGCATCGACTGCGTTGACAAGTTCAAGCTTATGCAAGACTGTTTCCGAAAGCACCCCGAGGTGTACGCTGAGGAAATCAAGGCGGACGATGAGGCAGAGGCAGAGGCGGAGAATGCTGTCGCAGAGGATTAA
- a CDS encoding uncharacterized protein (COG:P; EggNog:ENOG503NVS7; TransMembrane:11 (o390-411i561-580o586-606i768-788o808-829i1317-1335o1341-1360i1381-1402o1428-1447i1459-1483o1495-1513i)) has product MGDSGAHRRTPPLELADERYQAPFQMRKSKSELSYAGGQPSSHSSFFDDKELRDAEAYVQGNEHDANLASTSVHANTSMRVRKRRDSQVGSYDNQNAVFDGPAAEIVPSSVSSMHHVMSRPSFQTYSRRQRERHMARSQSHGSQYSRSGRDRSPFSDRTQDSNSHSALSYSKRAYTRKVPYTDDDAHLGRSGTGPSIIGSLFAPFRGSEADDIASSSHHSSRWQGSLDGDSYDEDMELLDDNQNAEQLEDEALFDDGLHDEHGSDRSSTSSRRHGSPTNRFIPSVFGNDNNYFDNTSSAFYGHEEFDEAPFDDPAIGAKPTHLKDYPDGMSLLDSQHELAEPVALDHTAEEAQRYSIWLDKTCRSRQQIYLTDEDMLIRITGYRTRRVQAFLFTLASFLSLGIVALLALWLPKWKMRHILEVVDFADAEYVVVENQYGDVSEETYIHIPFLRPLKSVFPPSSMDPPCTYAQFQAMQQEPISEQSPEAGEAIVDLIMFEYRYARFALHPPSGRFRLIIDWRDTTWNSVARMRQGLKSDLEREREQIFGPNVIEIAAKSTWELLVGEVLHPFYIFQIVSILLWSLDDYYYYAFCIALISIGSIVSTLVETKRTISRLRNMSRFVCPVRVLRDGMWVMADSSELVPGDVYDAADAGLTIIPADSLLLSGDAIVNESMLTGESVPVSKQPMTDAEVHTLQTTHLNLAAQLGKHFLFAGTKVVRIRPSLGGTGTDDTSAKALVLCTGFHTTKGSLVRGMLFPKPMGFKFYRDSFRFIGLLGVIAFVGLCFNTVNFVKLGITWSTLLLRVLDLVTVVVPPALPATMSIGTAFAIVRLRMQGIFCISPSRVNVGGKVNVVCFDKTGTLTEDGLDVLGTRTVDSRTMQFSELHQETDEIPTLSRDPADPAHRNLILLHALATCHSLKVVRGEIIGDPLDVKMFEFTGWTVDEGDQVQRAQNATAAQESERPPALVQTVVRPKDGFAFNAEELVRPRHVHFLELGVIRTFDFVSALRRMSVIVKQLHGNSMEVYVKGAPEALVDICEKSSLPKDFDDLLSYYTQHGYRVIACAGKSIPNMTWVEAQRIPREHAESNLHFLGLVIFENKLKPDSAPAIATLRSANIGCKMVTGDNPCTAVSVARECGILGQSTSVYIPTFVQGSAQLPNDVVLNWTNTDNDRLHLNPDTLKPAYTDPLATDMGDLRAHEYELALTGDVFRWMTDYAPIEIVRRMLIKGTIFARMSPDEKHDLVDRLQDLGYTVAMCGDGANDCGALKAADIGISLSDAEASVAAPFTSTRPNISCVIEVIKEGRAALVTSFSCFKYMALYSLIQFTSITILYNLASSLGDFQFLYIDLFIILPVAVAMARTLPYPVLHTKRPTANLVSKKVIISMLTQVLINSAFQLFTFWLTKKQEWYEPPAIDPDELNVVNAENSAVFIVSSFQYIMVAAVFSVGPPFRNPIYKNPMLLLSLLILTCFSTFFLFVDSGFFFNLLGLVHFPSSFHWTLFVIVLVNAAMSFLYETYLMAPTLQLVKLLLRIHRGRRNDKSRIQSKTYKVVLSSLNDPAVA; this is encoded by the coding sequence ATGGGAGACAGTGGCGCCCACAGGCGCACTCCGCCATTGGAGCTTGCGGATGAGCGGTACCAGGCACCGTTCCAAATGCGCAAGTCCAAATCAGAGCTGAGTTACGCAGGTGGGCAGCCAAGCTCGCACTCGTCTTTTTTTGACGACAAGGAGCTGCGGGATGCCGAGGCGTACGTGCAAGGAAACGAGCATGACGCTAATCTCGCTTCTACATCCGTGCACGCCAATACCTCAATGCGCGtacgcaagcgccgagATAGTCAGGTCGGGAGTTATGACAACCAGAATGCAGTGTTCGACGGCCCAGCCGCAGAAATTGTACCGAGTTCTGTGTCGAGTATGCACCACGTTATGTCGCGCCCAAGCTTCCAGACATATTCGAGGCGCCAGCGTGAGCGCCACATGGCCAGGTCGCAGTCGCATGGATCTCAATATAGCCGCTCTGGACGCGACCGCTCGCCCTTCAGTGATCGAACGCAAGATTCGAATTCACACAGCGCTCTTTCCTACAGCAAACGCGCCTATACACGCAAAGTGCCTTATACAGATGACGATGCACACCTTGGCCGTTCTGGCACGGGTCCAAGCATTATCGGGTCGCTCTTCGCGCCGTTCCGCGGGAGTGAGGCCGACGATATCGCAAGCAGTTCGCACCACTCATCGCGCTGGCAGGGATCGTTGGATGGGGATAGCTACGATGAAGATATGGAGCTCCTTGACGATAACCAGAATGCCGAACAGCTTGAAGATGAGGCGCTTTTCGACGATGGTTTGCACGACGAACATGGCAGCGATCGGTCGAGCACAAGCAGCCGTCGCCACGGCTCTCCTACAAATCGGTTCATCCCTTCTGTGTTTGGAAATGACAATAATTACTTTGATAATACGTCCTCGGCATTCTACGGCCATGAAGAGTTCGACGAAGCGCCGTTTGACGATCCTGCCATCGGTGCCAAGCCTACCCACTTGAAGGACTATCCGGATGGCATGTCCCTTCTTGACAGCCAGCACGAGCTGGCTGAGCCTGTTGCATTAGACCATACTGCggaagaggcgcagcgATATTCGATTTGGCTAGACAAGACATGCCGTTCCCGGCAGCAAATCTACTTGACCGACGAGGATATGCTGATTCGTATTACTGGCTACCGTACGAGGCGTGTGCAAGCTTTTCTGTTCACCTTGGCGTCCTTCTTGTCGCTCGGCATtgtggcgctgctcgcacTCTGGCTTCCCAAGTGGAAGATGCGCCACATTTTGGAGGTGGTCGATTTTGCGGACGCAGAGTACGTCGTGGTGGAGAACCAGTATGGGGACGTGAGCGAAGAAACCTATATCCACATTCCGTTCCTGCGCCCGCTCAAATCCGTATTTCCGCCAAGTTCCATGGACCCGCCGTGCACCTATGCCCAGTTCCAAGCGATGCAGCAGGAACCTATTTCAGAACAATCGCCGGAAGCCGGCGAGGCGATTGTCGATCTGATCATGTTTGAATACAGATATGCGCGTTTCGCGCTGCACCCTCCTTCTGGACGTTTCCGCCTAATCATCGACTGGCGCGACACGACGTGGAATTCCGTTGCAAGGATGCGCCAAGGCCTCAAGTCTGACTTGGaacgcgagcgcgagcaaattTTTGGGCCCAACGTGATTGAAATCGCGGCCAAGTCGACGTGGGAACTGCTTGTGGGCGAGGTCTTGCACCCATTTTACATCTTCCAAATCGTCTCCATTCTTTTGTGGAGCTTGGACGACTATTACTATTATGCATtctgcattgcgctcaTCTCGATTGGGAGCATTGTCTCCACACTTGTCGAGACCAAGCGGACGATTTCTCGTTTGCGCAACATGAGCCGCTTCGTGTGCCCTGTGCGTGTCCTTCGCGACGGTATGTGGGTCATGGCGGATAGCAGCGAACTGGTTCCTGGCGATGTCTATGACGCCGCGGATGCTGGCCTGACCATTATTCCCGCCGACAGCCTGCTCCTCTCTGGAGACGCAATTGTGAACGAAAGCATGCTCACTGGGGAGAGTGTTCCTGTCAGCAAACAGCCGATGACGGACGCAGAAGTACACACGCTGCAAACCACGCACCTGAACTtggctgcgcagctcggcaagcacTTTTTGTTTGCAGGGACCAAGGTGGTTCGCATCCGTCCTTCACTCGGCGGCACCGGCACGGACGATACGTCAGCCAAAGCATTGGTTCTGTGCACTGGCTTCCACACCACAAAAGGTTCTTTGGTCCGCGGGATGCTTTTTCCCAAGCCTATGGGCTTTAAGTTCTACCGCGACTCGTTCCGGTTCATTGGGTTGCTGGGTGTGATTGCTTTTGTCGGCCTCTGTTTTAACACGGTCAACTTTGTAAAGCTCGGTATCACATGGAGCACGCTGCTTCTCCGCGTACTGGATCTGGTCACGGTCGTCGTGCCTCCTGCACTGCCTGCGACGATGAGCATCGGTACTGCGTTTGCCATTGTTCGACTGCGCATGCAAGGCATCTTTTGTATTTCGCCCTCACGTGTCAATGTCGGCGGGAAGGTGAATGTCGTTTGCTTTGACAAGACCGGTACATTGACGGAGGATGGACTGGATGTGCTGGGTACGCGCACGGTCGACTCCAGAACGATGCAGTTCAGCGAGCTGCACCAGGAGACGGACGAGATTCCCACGCTTTCGCGGGACCCTGCGGACCCCGCGCACCGCAATCTGATTCTCCTGCACGCATTGGCTACGTGCCACAGCCTCAAGgttgtgcgcggcgagattATCGGGGACCCGCTGGACGTAAAGATGTTTGAGTTTACAGGCTGGACGGTTGACGAGGGCGATCAAGTTCAGCGCGCCCAAAACGCGACAGCGGCACAAGAATCGGAGCGACCGCCGGCGCTGGTACAGACCGTTGTGCGCCCCAAAGACGGCTTTGCATTCAACGCGGAAGAACTCGTGCGCCCACGCCATGTCCACTTTTTGGAACTCGGTGTGATTCGCACGTTTGACTTTGTCTCGGCACTGCGCCGTATGAGCGTCATTGTGAAGCAGCTTCACGGAAACTCTATGGAAGTGTATGTAAAGGGCGCGCCGGAAGCGCTTGTGGACATTTGCGAAAAGTCGAGCTTGCCAAAAGACTTTGACGACTTGCTCTCGTACTATACGCAGCATGGCTACCGTGTGATTGCGTGTGCGGGCAAGTCGATCCCAAACATGACGTGGGtagaagcgcagcgcatacCGCGCGAGCACGCAGAAAGCAATTTGCACTTCCTTGGGCTGGTCATCTTTGAAAACAAGCTCAAGCCGGACTCGGCGCCGGCGattgcgacgctgcgcagcgccaataTTGGCTGCAAGATGGTCACGGGCGATAATCCGTGCACGGCGGtgagcgtcgcgcgcgaatgcggCATCTTGGGACAGTCTACGTCCGTGTATATCCCCACCTTTGTCCAGGGCAGCGCCCAACTTCCCAACGATGTGGTGCTCAACTGGACCAATACCGACAACGACCGGCTCCATCTGAACCCCGATACGCTCAAGCCAGCCTACACAGACCCCCTCGCGACGGACATGGGCGATCTGCGCGCTCATGAATACGAACTGGCACTCACGGGCGATGTTTTCCGCTGGATGACGGACTATGCACCGATCGAgattgtgcgccgcatgctgATTAAAGGCACaatttttgcgcgcatgtcgcCCGACGAAAAGCACGACTTGGTGGACCGCTTGCAGGATCTGGGGTACACAGTGGCCATGTGTGGTGATGGCGCTAACGACTGTGGTGCGCTAAAGGCCGCCGACATTGGCATCTCGCTCTCCGATGCAGAAGCGTCGGTCGCCGCGCCCTTCACCTCGACTCGGCCCAATATCTCGTGTGTGATTGAGGTGATTAAGGAgggccgcgctgcgctggtGACTAGTTTCAGTTGCTTTAAATACATGGCACTGTACAGTCTGATCCAGTTTACCAGCATCACCATCCTGTACAACCTCGCAAGCAGCCTGGGCGATTTCCAGTTTCTCTACATCGACCTGTTCATCATTTTGCCCGTCGCCGTCGCTATGGCCCGCACACTGCCCTATCCTGTGCTGCATACCAAGCGACCAACGGCAAATCTTGTGTCTAAAAAGGTGATCATTTCAATGCTCACGCAGGTACTGATCAACTCTGCCTTCCAACTGTTCACGTTTTGGCTCACAAAGAAGCAGGAGTGGTATGAGCCCCCTGCAATCGATCCGGACGAGTTGAACGTGGTCAACGCGGAAAACTCCGCCGTGTTCATCGTCTCCTCTTTCCAGTACATCATGGTCGCCGCCGTGTTTAGTGTCGGGCCGCCTTTCCGCAATCCGATCTACAAGAATCCAATGCTCTTGCTCTCGCTCCTGATCCTCACGTGCTTCTCGACATTTTTCCTGTTTGTCGACAGCGGCTTCTTCTTCAATCTCTTGGGCTTGGTACACTTTCCCTCGTCATTCCATTGGACATTGTTTGTCATCGTCCTCGTGAATGCCGCGATGAGCTTTTTGTACGAGACGTATCTGATGGCACCGACACTTCAACTTGTAAAGTTGCTCCTCCGAATTCACCGTGGGAGGCGCAATGACAAGTCGAGGATACAGAGCAAGACATACAAGGTGGTGCTTTCTTCGCTAAATGACCCGGCAGTGGCGTAG
- a CDS encoding uncharacterized protein (COG:S; TransMembrane:3 (o28-47i54-73o85-104i); SECRETED:SignalP(1-16); EggNog:ENOG503NX85), which yields MLNWVILLWGIVNTFTEHHGGPWTHKDLQHTLMGVLWWAGGMVGVWLSRKGQRSVFPAIIIAITGWAMSGHAQALMLSTMVHGQFGYALMAAGLCRLIEICFVLQDRPTGEASHEASPGAWFHIHAFQYLYVQC from the exons ATGCtcaa CTGGGTAATTCTCTTGTGGGGAATTGTGAATACTTTTACCGAGCACCACGGTGGGCCATGGACGCACAAGGATTTGCAGCACACACTCATGGGCGTCTTGTGGTGGGCTGGCGGTATGGTCGGCGTCTGGCTGAGCCGCAAGGGCCAAAGAAGCGTGTTTCCTGCAATTATCATCGCAATTACGGGGTGGGCTATGAGTGGACATGCGCAGGCGCTTATGCTGTCGACCATGGTCCATGGCCAGTTTGGATACGCACTGATGGCCGCGGGTTTGTGCCGCCTCATCGAGATTTGCTTCGTGCTCCAGGATCGGCCGACGGGAGAAGCTTCGCACGAGGCGAGCCCTGGCGCCTGGTTCCATATTCACGCTTTCCAATACTTGTACGTGCAGTGTTGA
- a CDS encoding uncharacterized protein (COG:P; EggNog:ENOG503NYPV; TransMembrane:11 (o193-214i226-245o251-269i298-322o342-360i393-412o436-457i469-487o499-523i535-557o569-588i)), with product MSSHDQELVDQYINHSTAPLGANTDGTAPGQNLYEPATVTGSNGELSDSTRYGAQPKDGLPSMNQLSPEAEEAVQQILFPSDIFTQDGTYWADLPFSERWKFCNHQSNSEARRELGIIWRMFKSDPLSPISAYFSTYVSNGMGMFVEGYTLFSVGNVKPLLQNTWPRCWDYANYQKKIPPGQTVLPTECDKNWINAIDYLEIIGIIIGQILVGIEGDWVGRRFGMVQDALVMTLGSVMLTCMWGVNFNGWVICYAWSLFIYGIGVGGEYPMTSTRAMEGSGDRYATSTGDRMHRGRNVLLAFLMQGWGQLFNQAILIILLFIFHNNLQPPFKPNSTQFTFRISFAFIAAVTLYLVYYRYYKISYSEHSLKEAKERLNTSGYDLKSLKLAFSHYWHRLLASCFGWFANDFFFYGNKIFSGVFISLITGGDGKLQVTWLYNLINVGVQLPGYYLAAILVDNKMYGRKWMQANGFMATFALFVGAAFGYKSLTNGSSANLKWFQFIFFFSSFWNQFGYNSTTFLVAAEIFPASIRATCHGFSAAWGKLGALVPTIVYNYVNGSGSMDANQEKFMIVTWFGLAGWIVTLIFLPDTTGLDLREQERYWEFVMAGRPEDYHGVAVNPRHLSLFERVVLKRHLAYNPQLDAEQKMEEFRSTYQSAMLKADGNEQDLTLQQHEFLNSEFGNKFIREAKLISRDNERHASRLDSIEKRL from the coding sequence ATGTCGTCCCACGATCAAGAACTTGTGGACCAGTACATCAACCACAGTACTGCTCCGCTTGGTGCAAACACTGATGGCACTGCGCCTGGCCAGAACTTGTACGAACCTGCTACCGTTACGGGCTCAAACGGCGAGCTCTCTGATTCGACTCGCTATGGCGCGCAGCCAAAAGACGGGCTTCCTTCGATGAACCAACTGTCGCCCGAGGCCGAAGAGGCTGTCCAACAAATCCTCTTCCCGAGCGACATTTTCACGCAGGATGGCACCTACTGGGCTGACCTACCTTTCTCGGAGAGGTGGAAGTTTTGCAACCACCAGTCGAATTCCGAGGCTCGCCGCGAACTTGGTATCATCTGGCGTATGTTCAAGTCTGACCCCTTGAGCCCCATTTCTGCCTACTTTAGCACCTATGTGTCGAACGGTATGGGTATGTTCGTGGAAGGCTATACTCTTTTCTCCGTCGGTAACGTCAAGCCTCTTTTGCAGAACACCTGGCCACGTTGCTGGGACTACGCGAATTACCAGAAGAAAATTCCCCCGGGCCAGACGGTGCTCCCTACAGAGTGCGACAAAAACTGGATCAATGCCATTGACTACCTTGAGATTATTGGTATTATTATTGGTCAGATACTTGTCGGTATTGAAGGTGACTGGGTCGGTCGTCGCTTTGGTATGGTGCAGGATGCACTTGTCATGACGCTTGGTTCCGTCATGCTTACTTGTATGTGGGGCGTCAACTTCAACGGTTGGGTTATTTGCTATGCTTGGTCTTTGTTCATTTATGGCATTGGTGTCGGCGGCGAATATCCAATGACGTCTACCCGTGCGATGGAAGGCTCAGGTGACCGCTACGCTACCTCGACTGGTGACCGTATGCACCGTGGTCGTAATGTGCTGCTCGCCTTTTTGATGCAAGGTTGGGGCCAGTTGTTTAACCAGGCCATTCTCATTATCCTGCTGTTCATCTTCCACAACAACCTTCAGCCCCCCTTTAAACCGAACTCGACGCAGTTTACGTTCCGCATCTCGTTTGCATTTATTGCCGCCGTCACCTTGTACCTTGTCTACTACCGTTACTACAAGATCTCGTACTCTGAGCACAGCTTGAAAGAAGCCAAGGAGCGTCTCAACACGTCTGGTTATGATCTCAAGTCGCTCAAGCTCGCCTTTAGCCACTATTGGCACCGTCTGCTTGCCAGTTGCTTTGGCTGGTTTGCCAACGATTTCTTTTTCTACGGTAACAAGATTTTCTCAGGTGTTTTCATCTCTCTTATTACCGGTGGTGACGGCAAGTTGCAGGTCACTTGGCTGTACAATTTGATTAATGTCGGTGTCCAGCTTCCTGGTTACTACCTGGCCGCCATCCTTGTCGACAACAAGATGTACGGTCGTAAGTGGATGCAGGCCAACGGTTTCATGGCCACCTTTGCTCTTTTTGTCGGTGCCGCTTTTGGTTACAAGAGCCTGACGAACGGAAGCAGTGCCAACCTCAAATGGTTCCAGTTCATCTTCTTCTTCTCCTCCTTCTGGAACCAGTTTGGTTACAACTCGACCACCTTTTTGGTAGCCGCCGAGATTTTCCCTGCTTCCATTCGTGCCACTTGCCACGGTTTCAGTGCCGCGTGGGGTAAGCTTGGTGCGCTTGTGCCCACCATTGTGTACAACTACGTCAATGGCAGCGGAAGCATGGACGCAAACCAAGAAAAGTTTATGATTGTTACTTGGTTCGGTCTGGCCGGTTGGATTGTCACGCTCATCTTTTTGCCCGATACCACTGGTCTCGATTTGCGTGAGCAGGAGCGCTACTGGGAGTTTGTCATGGCAGGTCGTCCCGAAGACTACCATGGTGTTGCTGTCAACCCGCGCCACTTGTCGTTGTTTGAGCGTGTCGTCCTCAAGCGCCACCTTGCGTACAACCCCCAACTTGATGCTGAGCAGAAGATGGAAGAGTTCCGCAGCACTTACCAGAGCGCTATGCTCAAGGCTGATGGCAACGAGCAGGACCTCACGTTGCAGCAGCACGAATTCCTCAACTCTGAATTTGGTAACAAGTTTATTCGCGAAGCAAAGCTCATCTCGCGCGACAATGAACGCCATGCGTCGAGGCTGGACTCCATTGAGAAGCGCTTGTAA
- the PEX7 gene encoding peroxisomal targeting signal 2 receptor (COG:U; EggNog:ENOG503NXHS), translating into MGDCKWSPHHPALLATASGDGSAHIVDLRAAGGSGSAKHVLSMSVGGEVLSLDWNKYRQMTLATGSTDRTIKIWDGRGNAASMAERAVVVGHNYAVRDVAWSPHEAGMLASASYDMSVRIWNVDEAVATGQVPMLNTPKKVYPMHKEFASGVAWSLFQPGMLASTSWDMETHVWHALS; encoded by the exons ATGGGGGAT TGCAAATGGTCGCCGCACCACCCCGCCTTGCTCGCAACCGCGTCCGGCGATGGTTCAGCGCATATAGTTGATCTCCGTGCGGCGGGAGGCTCCGgaagcgcaaagcacgTCTTGAGCATGTCGGTCGGTGGTGAAGTGCTTTCGCTGGACTGGAACAAGTACCGGCAAATGACGCTTGCTACGGGAAGTACAGACCGGACCATCAAAATTTGGGACGGGCGCGGCAACGCTGCATCCATGGCAGAGCGCGCTGTCGTTGTCGGTCATAATTACGCGGTTCGTGACGTGGCTTGGTCGCCACATGAGGCCGGAATGCTTGCGAGTGCCAGCTATGATATGAGCGTCCGGATATGGAACGTGGACGAGGCTGTGGCCACTGGACAGGTGCCTATGCTCAATACCCCTAAAAAAGTGTATCCTATGCACAAAGAGTTTGCCTCTGGCGTAGCCTGGTCGCTCTTCCAGCCTGGAATGCTGGCAAGCACGTCGTGGGACATGGAAACACATGTCTGGCACGCTCTATCATAA